The following proteins are co-located in the Acidimicrobiia bacterium genome:
- a CDS encoding Lrp/AsnC family transcriptional regulator, whose product MDEIDRKIIGELVNDGRLSVTELSDRINLSLSATSQRMRQLVESGVIQRFTAVLNPDLVGCPIDALVDLRLPADHAFSEIDNELLALPEVVDAMHLTGRFDYQVRLRCASIDALDQLLRNFKEQLGVSETATRLVLSTAAGYPRQPAPSNLGS is encoded by the coding sequence ATGGATGAGATTGACCGCAAAATAATCGGTGAACTAGTAAATGACGGCAGGCTTTCGGTGACGGAGCTGTCTGACCGCATTAATCTGAGTTTGTCGGCTACTTCGCAACGCATGCGACAGTTAGTAGAAAGCGGGGTTATTCAACGCTTTACTGCGGTGCTAAACCCTGATCTGGTTGGGTGTCCGATTGATGCGCTGGTCGATTTGCGCTTGCCAGCCGACCACGCATTTTCTGAAATTGATAATGAGTTGTTGGCGCTCCCCGAAGTAGTTGATGCCATGCACCTCACGGGGCGTTTTGACTACCAGGTACGACTCCGTTGTGCCTCTATTGATGCTTTAGATCAATTACTCCGCAACTTCAAAGAACAACTTGGGGTAAGCGAAACAGCTACTCGTTTGGTCTTAAGTACTGCTGCGGGTTACCCCCGCCAGCCTGCACCAAGCAATTTAGGCAGTTGA
- a CDS encoding YdcF family protein, whose translation MALFWVILRRALRWLPGLLIWGLALGILYFGATYVQVWLASGADDSQEGADAAVVLGAAQYDGEPSPVLAARLDRAFALYEAELVALIVTTGANQPGDRFTQGYAGYDYLREKGVPDENLVVITDGASTYEELAATAAQASRYGITTVLLVSDQYHSFRLRQIAEEVGLDAALAPTAGSVRLTRMGRETLAAGLGRIFGYRRLDAWG comes from the coding sequence ATGGCGCTCTTTTGGGTTATCTTGCGCCGTGCCTTGAGGTGGCTCCCCGGGCTTTTGATTTGGGGGCTAGCCCTAGGGATCCTCTATTTTGGGGCAACTTATGTGCAAGTTTGGTTGGCTTCCGGGGCCGATGATTCCCAAGAGGGTGCTGACGCGGCGGTAGTGCTGGGCGCTGCTCAATACGACGGTGAACCTTCCCCAGTGTTAGCGGCCCGGCTTGATCGGGCGTTCGCTTTGTACGAAGCTGAGTTGGTTGCGTTGATCGTGACCACCGGAGCAAATCAGCCTGGTGATCGTTTTACCCAGGGTTACGCCGGCTACGACTATTTGCGTGAAAAAGGAGTGCCCGACGAAAATTTGGTGGTCATTACTGATGGGGCGAGCACTTACGAAGAGTTGGCCGCTACTGCGGCTCAAGCGAGTCGTTATGGCATTACTACCGTCTTGTTGGTTTCCGATCAGTACCATTCGTTTCGATTGCGACAAATTGCTGAAGAGGTTGGCCTTGATGCAGCACTGGCCCCCACTGCTGGTTCGGTTCGCCTTACCCGTATGGGGCGAGAAACTTTGGCTGCCGGGTTAGGACGCATCTTTGGTTATCGCCGCTTAGACGCTTGGGGTTGA